One window of Candidatus Methylocalor cossyra genomic DNA carries:
- a CDS encoding 4'-phosphopantetheinyl transferase family protein, protein MTTSAHDLATLGAAPIDVWRISLAVGAAHLADYWAILSPSERECTERLRAADQRRRRLAAQGALRWVLARYLDVSPKALRFAHGDHGKPRLADTAPDQGLVFNLTHSGDEALLAVGRDLALGIDLELRRPLGRLDAMAERCLAPCELLYWRALPRAERLPAFFDSWTAKEAFAKATGRGLSLGLTRCVLAPCPEPRLASIPEQHGAAGEWGLWRLDLGAQFSATLCARTQAAQIRMVRFAPRPPPLHPSGDPFP, encoded by the coding sequence GTGACCACCAGCGCGCACGACCTCGCTACCCTGGGCGCGGCCCCCATCGACGTGTGGCGAATTTCCCTGGCGGTCGGCGCTGCCCACTTGGCTGACTACTGGGCTATCCTGTCCCCTTCGGAGCGGGAGTGCACGGAACGCCTCCGCGCGGCCGATCAACGGCGCCGGCGGCTGGCCGCCCAAGGCGCCTTGCGCTGGGTGCTGGCGCGTTATCTGGATGTCTCGCCGAAGGCGCTGCGCTTCGCCCACGGCGACCATGGCAAGCCACGGCTGGCCGACACGGCGCCGGACCAGGGCCTGGTGTTCAACCTGACCCATTCTGGCGATGAAGCCTTGCTCGCCGTCGGCCGCGATCTCGCCTTGGGCATCGACCTGGAGCTCAGGCGTCCGCTCGGCCGCCTAGACGCCATGGCCGAGCGCTGTCTAGCGCCCTGCGAGCTGTTGTATTGGCGGGCGCTGCCGCGGGCGGAGCGCCTGCCCGCGTTTTTCGATTCCTGGACCGCCAAGGAAGCTTTTGCCAAAGCCACCGGCCGCGGGCTCTCCCTAGGCTTGACCCGGTGCGTGCTGGCACCCTGCCCGGAACCGCGGCTGGCGAGCATTCCCGAACAACATGGGGCGGCCGGCGAATGGGGCTTGTGGCGGCTGGATCTGGGGGCCCAGTTCAGCGCAACCCTGTGCGCTAGGACCCAGGCCGCCCAGATCCGGATGGTCCGGTTCGCCCCCCGGCCGCCTCCGCTCCATCCATCCGGCGATCCCTTCCCATGA
- a CDS encoding methyltransferase family protein, with product MNPAPWVPPPALALLLAALGHLLDGLFPQLPHPSLPTFGLLLLADALTLAITAWVSFWRLGTTVLPHGTPTALVTGGPYRWTRNPMYLALSTALWGFAFYIGGLVAYLAPLAFHFLIDRWHIPFEEARLSALFGADYARYRQRVPRWL from the coding sequence ATGAATCCGGCGCCCTGGGTTCCGCCCCCCGCCCTCGCCCTCTTGCTGGCCGCCCTAGGCCACCTGCTCGACGGGCTGTTCCCGCAGCTGCCGCATCCGAGCCTGCCGACCTTCGGCCTCCTGCTGCTGGCGGACGCCTTGACTTTGGCCATAACCGCCTGGGTGAGTTTCTGGCGGCTCGGAACCACGGTGCTCCCCCACGGGACGCCCACCGCCTTGGTCACCGGCGGTCCCTACCGCTGGACCCGCAACCCCATGTACCTGGCTTTATCCACAGCCCTGTGGGGATTTGCCTTCTATATCGGCGGGCTGGTTGCGTACCTGGCGCCGCTCGCCTTCCATTTCCTCATCGACCGGTGGCACATTCCCTTCGAGGAGGCTCGACTGTCGGCCCTGTTCGGTGCGGATTACGCCCGTTACCGGCAAAGGGTACCGCGCTGGCTCTAG